One stretch of Deltaproteobacteria bacterium DNA includes these proteins:
- the mnmE gene encoding tRNA uridine-5-carboxymethylaminomethyl(34) synthesis GTPase MnmE — MMKNQINDTIVAPATAKGEAAVAIVRLSGKHACRVSKLLTLNNSNRITHKLYKAKIYSIKRQLIDEGMIVHMHAPNSYTGEDVVEFQLHGSNVIVNEVLTNCINAGARLAEPGEFTLRAFLNGRIDLTQAEAVCDLIAASDNNQRQVAAHQLLGNIGQKITAILDEIEGILANWQAKLDFPEQVGEGNIEQYEIEKLNDINKQIEQLINGARLDLYKRHQIVLAGAPNVGKSSLLNILVGKRRVLVDEKPGTTRDPIEAEILIGVNRITIWDTAGIRQEAKGLEKSGIELTMEQINDAHAILWLVSPNDYQWPPKEFSNDFKPRIKILGSKSDLTTSEQQTRISEYAQENGYEFISFISSKNGQGIDTLRLWLKNFGPQIDDDLVVIVRERHLQELQQAKQAINRTISEQSQTTLDILEIELETAAKHLGNILGREIESEVLDKIFAQFCLGK, encoded by the coding sequence ATGATGAAAAATCAAATAAATGACACTATAGTTGCACCTGCAACAGCTAAAGGTGAAGCGGCGGTTGCAATAGTACGATTATCAGGCAAGCATGCATGCAGAGTGTCAAAATTACTTACATTAAATAACAGCAATAGAATCACCCATAAACTTTATAAAGCCAAAATTTACTCAATAAAAAGGCAGTTAATTGATGAAGGTATGATAGTGCATATGCATGCACCAAATTCATATACGGGTGAAGATGTAGTTGAATTTCAACTTCATGGATCTAATGTAATTGTTAATGAAGTATTAACTAATTGTATTAATGCTGGTGCTAGATTAGCTGAGCCGGGTGAATTTACCCTAAGAGCATTTTTAAATGGACGCATTGATTTAACTCAAGCTGAAGCAGTTTGTGACTTAATTGCAGCCAGTGATAACAACCAAAGGCAAGTTGCTGCTCATCAATTACTAGGTAATATTGGTCAAAAGATAACTGCCATATTAGATGAAATTGAAGGCATTTTAGCAAATTGGCAAGCAAAGTTAGATTTTCCAGAGCAAGTTGGTGAAGGTAATATTGAGCAGTACGAAATTGAGAAACTAAACGACATTAATAAACAAATTGAACAATTAATAAATGGTGCAAGATTAGATTTATATAAACGTCATCAAATTGTTTTAGCAGGCGCTCCAAATGTAGGTAAATCAAGTCTATTGAATATATTAGTAGGAAAGCGACGCGTACTTGTTGATGAAAAACCAGGCACAACTAGAGATCCAATAGAAGCAGAAATTTTAATCGGCGTAAATCGTATAACTATCTGGGATACTGCAGGGATTCGGCAAGAAGCAAAAGGTTTAGAAAAAAGTGGTATTGAATTAACTATGGAGCAAATAAATGATGCTCATGCAATTTTATGGCTAGTTAGCCCTAATGATTATCAATGGCCACCAAAAGAATTTAGCAATGATTTTAAACCAAGAATAAAAATTCTTGGTAGTAAAAGTGACCTCACAACCTCAGAACAACAAACAAGAATTAGTGAATACGCTCAAGAAAACGGTTATGAATTTATCAGTTTTATTTCATCAAAAAATGGTCAAGGTATCGATACGTTACGTTTATGGTTAAAAAACTTTGGTCCGCAAATTGATGACGATTTGGTAGTAATTGTAAGAGAACGTCACCTGCAGGAATTACAGCAAGCAAAACAAGCAATAAATAGAACTATAAGTGAACAAAGCCAAACTACTCTTGATATATTAGAGATTGAATTAGAAACAGCAGCGAAACATCTTGGCAATATTCTTGGGCGTGAAATCGAGAGTGAAGTACTCGATAAAATTTTTGCCCAATTCTGTTTAGGCAAATAA
- the mnmG gene encoding tRNA uridine-5-carboxymethylaminomethyl(34) synthesis enzyme MnmG, protein MKQYDVIVIGAGHAGCEAAYTSTRLGAKVALITLRKDRIAQMSCNPAIGGVGKGHLVREVDALGGAMAQIADATGIQFRRLNMSRGAAVRSRRAQSDSEKYKNAMTEFLLGINDIDIIEGEAVDILKDNNMINGVVLDSQTIIYAKAVVVTTGTFLNGLCHIGEEKFNAGRVGDIAATKLSNALIRLGLKLERFKTGTTPRLAKDSIDYSKLEAQHGDETKATFSFDYIKNELPQIACYITFTNAVTNEAVLSNLHRSPLYQGEIIGRGPRYCPSFEDKLVRFADKERHQIFLEPEGIDSDRVYPNGLPTSMPKDVQDAFVHSIVGLEKAHILQYGYAVEYDYAPPTQLLPSLMAKCQPGIFLAGQINGTSGYEEAAAQGVMVGLNAVRFLDNKPAAILGRNQGYIGVMIDDLVTKGVDEPYRMFTSRAEHRLVLRESNAEMRLTEIAKDWGIVSGKRFESANKRINEINRLHDALKHEKLGEELANQLNLDKSFINATLYELLKRPEISLENIIEQRKEKIDREIIQCVEEAIKYEGYIKKEEKEIARQQELENYQIPKNIKYENMPGLSRELREKLNKVQPKTLGQASRVPGMTPAAVSLLRVKAYR, encoded by the coding sequence GTGAAACAATATGATGTAATAGTTATAGGTGCAGGTCATGCTGGTTGCGAAGCGGCATATACATCAACCCGTCTTGGGGCAAAAGTAGCATTAATTACATTACGTAAAGATAGAATAGCACAAATGAGCTGTAACCCAGCTATTGGTGGTGTAGGAAAAGGACATTTAGTGCGTGAAGTCGATGCACTTGGCGGTGCCATGGCTCAGATTGCCGATGCTACTGGTATTCAATTTCGGCGATTAAATATGAGTCGTGGAGCTGCAGTACGTTCTCGTAGAGCTCAATCAGACTCTGAAAAATATAAAAACGCAATGACAGAGTTTTTATTAGGGATAAATGATATCGATATAATAGAAGGTGAGGCTGTTGATATCCTTAAAGATAATAATATGATAAATGGTGTTGTGTTAGATTCTCAAACAATAATCTATGCTAAGGCTGTAGTTGTTACTACTGGTACTTTTTTAAATGGTTTGTGCCACATTGGTGAAGAAAAATTTAACGCCGGTCGTGTAGGCGATATTGCTGCTACTAAATTAAGTAATGCGCTAATAAGATTAGGATTAAAATTAGAGAGATTTAAAACAGGCACAACACCAAGGTTAGCTAAAGATAGTATCGATTATAGTAAATTAGAAGCGCAACATGGTGACGAGACAAAAGCTACTTTTTCATTTGATTATATAAAAAATGAGCTACCCCAAATTGCTTGTTATATAACATTTACCAATGCGGTAACAAATGAAGCGGTTCTATCTAACTTGCATCGCTCGCCATTATATCAAGGTGAAATAATAGGAAGAGGACCACGATATTGTCCATCGTTTGAAGATAAACTAGTGCGATTTGCTGATAAAGAGCGGCATCAAATATTTTTAGAACCTGAAGGTATAGATTCTGATAGGGTTTATCCAAATGGTTTGCCAACAAGCATGCCCAAAGATGTCCAAGATGCTTTTGTTCACAGTATAGTTGGATTAGAAAAGGCACATATTCTTCAGTATGGTTATGCAGTTGAATATGATTATGCGCCGCCAACGCAGCTATTACCGAGTCTAATGGCAAAGTGTCAGCCAGGTATATTTTTAGCTGGTCAGATTAATGGAACTAGTGGCTATGAAGAAGCAGCAGCACAAGGAGTGATGGTAGGGCTAAACGCTGTAAGGTTTTTAGATAACAAACCAGCCGCAATTTTAGGACGCAATCAGGGCTATATCGGAGTTATGATAGATGACCTTGTAACTAAAGGTGTTGATGAGCCGTATCGCATGTTTACTTCACGTGCAGAACATAGATTAGTCCTGCGTGAATCAAATGCTGAAATGAGATTAACTGAGATTGCAAAGGATTGGGGAATTGTAAGTGGCAAACGTTTCGAATCAGCCAATAAAAGGATAAATGAAATTAACCGGCTGCATGATGCTCTAAAGCATGAAAAGTTAGGAGAAGAATTAGCCAATCAATTAAATTTAGATAAAAGTTTTATTAATGCAACGTTATATGAATTATTAAAACGTCCAGAAATTTCGTTAGAAAATATTATAGAGCAAAGAAAGGAAAAAATTGATCGAGAAATTATTCAGTGTGTTGAAGAAGCAATCAAATATGAAGGATATATAAAAAAAGAAGAAAAAGAAATTGCGCGACAGCAAGAATTAGAAAATTATCAAATTCCTAAAAATATTAAATATGAAAATATGCCAGGATTATCACGAGAACTCAGAGAAAAATTAAACAAAGTACAACCAAAGACTCTTGGACAAGCTAGTAGAGTACCAGGAATGACTCCAGCAGCAGTATCGTTGCTAAGGGTAAAGGCATACAGATAA
- a CDS encoding transposase, translated as PPQVCISRLMQYLKGKSAFKIMQEFPNLKKSF; from the coding sequence TACCGCCACAAGTATGTATCAGTCGTTTAATGCAATATTTAAAAGGAAAAAGTGCATTTAAAATAATGCAAGAGTTCCCAAATTTAAAAAAGTCGTTTTGA